CGGAGCGGCGCTCGTCGTCCGCGACGGCATCGACTCGCCGGCCGACCTCGAGGGCACGACCCTCGCGACGCCGCAGCTCGGCAACACGCAGGACGTGGCGCTGCGCTCGTGGCTCGCGAGCGAGGGATACGAGACCGACACGACGGGCGGCGGCGACGTGCACATCACGCCGACCGAGAACGCGCAGACGCTCACGCTCTTCCAGCAGGGCGGGATCGACGGTGCCTGGCTGCCCGAACCGTGGGTCTCGCGCCTGATCGTCGACGCCGGCGCGCACGTGCTCGTCGACGAGGCCGACCTCTGGGAGGACGGCGCGTTCCCGACGACCGTGCTGCTCGTGCGCGCCGAGTTCCTCGACGAGCACCCCGAGACGGTGGAAGCGCTGCTCGAGGGCCACGTGGCATCCGTCGCCTGGCTGGAAGACCACGCGGCCGAGGCGCCGACCGTCATCAACGCGGCACTCGAGGCCGAGACGGGCAAGCCGCTCGCCGACGAGGTCATCACCCGGGCGCTCGAGTACGTGACCTTCTCGGTCGACCCGCACGCCGAGACCTTCGAGACCCTCGTCGCGAACGGCCTCGAGGCGGGCACGCAGAAGGACGGCTCGATCGACGGCCTGTTCGACCTGCGGCTCCTGAACGGGCTGCTCGAATCCGACGGCGGCGAACCGGTCTCGGCCGGCGGCCTCGGCGAGGAGTAGGAGCGACCATGAGCGGGCAGACGGCCATCCGCATCGAGCAGCTCGGCAAGCGCTTCGGCGCGGGCCCGCTCGTGCTCGACGACGTGAACCTGAACGTCTCGGCCGGAGAGTTCGTCTGCCTGCTCGGCGCATCCGGTTGCGGCAAGTCGACGCTGCTGAACCTCATCGCCGGCCTCGACCGCCCGACGACGGGCACCATCGACGTGCCCGCCGAGGGCGCGGCCGTGATGTTCCAGGAGTCGGCGCTCATGCCGTGGCTCACCGCCCGCCAGAACGTCGAGCTCGCGCTGCGACTGCGTGGCGTCGCGCGGTCGGCTCGGCGAGGCGAGGCACTGGAGCTCCTCGACACGGTCAACCTCGCGGATGCCGCGGAGAAGCGACCCCACGAACTCTCGGGCGGCATGCGGCAGCGCGTCGCGCTCGCCCGTGCTCTCGCGCAGGACCGGCCCGTGCTCCTCATGGACGAGCCGTTCGCCGCCCTCGACGCCATCACCCGCGACCTCCTCCACGAGGAGCTCGAGCGCGTCTGGCGTCGCACCGGTCGCACCATCGTCTTCGTCACACACAATGTCCGCGAAGCTGCTCGGCTCGGGCAACGGGTCGTCCTCCTGTCGTCCCGGCCCGGCCGAGTCGCGGGCGAGTGGCGCATCGCCGAGACATCCGGCCGCCGCATCGAGTCTCCCGAAGTCGCGGCGCTCTCGATCGAGATCACGGAACAGCTCCGGAAGGAGATCCGCCGAAATGCCGCATGACGAGAACCCCACCGCCGGTCGAGTAGCGACGCAGGAGCGTATCGAGACCCTGGAAGCCGATGTCGAGAGCCCCTCACCGGGCCTCGATACGCGTCCTCCTTCGTCGGGCGCTACTCGACCAGCCGCTGACGACCTCAGAAGTCTCGAGGCGGGCCTCGACCGGCTGCAGACCGATCCCGAGCACGCACCGCGCGCTTGGCAGCGATTCACCACGAGCGTCCTGCCGCCGATCCTCTTCGTCGTAGCGCTCATCGCGGCCTGGCAGCTCTACGTCGTGATCGCGCAGCCGCGCCCCGACATCGTTCCCGGCCCGCTCGACGTGCTCGCCGCGATGTCTCAGGCATGGGAGTCGGGCCGCCTGCAGACCGCGGTGCTCACGAGCCTCGAGCGCGGCGTCGTCGGCTTCCTCATCGCGGTCGTGATCGGCACGCCACTCGGCCTGCTGCTGGCCGAGGTGAAGCCGCTGCGCCGGGCGGTCGGACCCATCATCTCGGGTCTGCAGGTGCTGCCGTCGGTGGCCTGGGTGCCCGCCGCGATCCTCTGGTTCGGACTGACGGACGCCACGGTCTACTTCGTGGTGCTCATGGGGGCCACGCCGTCGATCGTGAACGGCCTCATCGCGGGCGTCGAGCAGGTGCCGCCGCAGCTGCGCCGCGTGGGAACCGTGCTCGGCGCCGGACGCACGCGGCTCGCCACCCTCGTCGTGCTTCCCGCGGCGCTTCCCGGCTACGTCGCCGGCCTCAAGCAGGGCTGGGCGTTCTCATGGCGCTCGCTCATGGCCGCCGAGATCATCGCCATGGGCGGCACGATCGGCTTCGGCCTCGGCTCGATGCTGCAGCAGAGCCGAGAGCTCGCCGACATCG
The DNA window shown above is from Agromyces cerinus and carries:
- a CDS encoding ABC transporter substrate-binding protein gives rise to the protein MTATSRVRSRLGLVAGMMLAAAIVTTAVLALSGCAPQAAAGPDAEASATTEPAAELRLGYFANVTHAPALVGLEEGLFGDALGDTELTTQVFNAGPAAIEALSAGAIDATYIGPNPSINTFIQSGGQSAHIVAGAATGGAALVVRDGIDSPADLEGTTLATPQLGNTQDVALRSWLASEGYETDTTGGGDVHITPTENAQTLTLFQQGGIDGAWLPEPWVSRLIVDAGAHVLVDEADLWEDGAFPTTVLLVRAEFLDEHPETVEALLEGHVASVAWLEDHAAEAPTVINAALEAETGKPLADEVITRALEYVTFSVDPHAETFETLVANGLEAGTQKDGSIDGLFDLRLLNGLLESDGGEPVSAGGLGEE
- a CDS encoding ABC transporter ATP-binding protein, encoding MSGQTAIRIEQLGKRFGAGPLVLDDVNLNVSAGEFVCLLGASGCGKSTLLNLIAGLDRPTTGTIDVPAEGAAVMFQESALMPWLTARQNVELALRLRGVARSARRGEALELLDTVNLADAAEKRPHELSGGMRQRVALARALAQDRPVLLMDEPFAALDAITRDLLHEELERVWRRTGRTIVFVTHNVREAARLGQRVVLLSSRPGRVAGEWRIAETSGRRIESPEVAALSIEITEQLRKEIRRNAA
- a CDS encoding ABC transporter permease, whose translation is MPHDENPTAGRVATQERIETLEADVESPSPGLDTRPPSSGATRPAADDLRSLEAGLDRLQTDPEHAPRAWQRFTTSVLPPILFVVALIAAWQLYVVIAQPRPDIVPGPLDVLAAMSQAWESGRLQTAVLTSLERGVVGFLIAVVIGTPLGLLLAEVKPLRRAVGPIISGLQVLPSVAWVPAAILWFGLTDATVYFVVLMGATPSIVNGLIAGVEQVPPQLRRVGTVLGAGRTRLATLVVLPAALPGYVAGLKQGWAFSWRSLMAAEIIAMGGTIGFGLGSMLQQSRELADIGGVLAAVLVILFIGILIELVFFAPLERRMLRRRGLLGGTR